Proteins from one Gammaproteobacteria bacterium genomic window:
- the trmB gene encoding tRNA (guanosine(46)-N7)-methyltransferase TrmB, protein MTHGQERALTELLPRYAVPDGPVDFPALFGRDAKRTLEIGFGDGHNLVELARRHPEQDFLGCEVHRPGVGRLLLSIEELGLANLRVYPDDALPFLKERIPDAGLDTLLIYFPDPWPKKRHHKRRLIQPDTVELFAHKLKRGGTLQLATDWEDYARHALEVLNASPAFGNCDPLGGCVPRPPERPETKFERRGLKLGHAVYDLVFTRR, encoded by the coding sequence ATGACACATGGGCAAGAGCGTGCACTGACGGAACTGCTGCCCCGCTACGCGGTGCCGGATGGCCCGGTGGATTTCCCGGCGCTGTTCGGCCGCGACGCGAAGCGCACCCTCGAGATCGGCTTCGGCGATGGGCACAACCTGGTGGAGCTGGCGCGCCGCCATCCGGAGCAGGATTTCCTAGGCTGCGAGGTGCACCGCCCCGGCGTCGGCCGGCTGCTGCTCAGCATCGAGGAACTCGGCCTCGCCAACCTGCGGGTCTACCCGGACGATGCCCTGCCCTTCCTCAAGGAACGGATACCCGACGCGGGCCTCGACACGCTCCTCATCTATTTCCCGGATCCGTGGCCCAAGAAGCGCCACCACAAGCGCCGCCTCATCCAGCCGGACACGGTGGAACTCTTTGCGCACAAACTGAAACGGGGTGGAACGCTGCAGCTCGCCACCGACTGGGAGGACTACGCCCGCCACGCGCTGGAGGTGCTAAACGCCTCCCCGGCCTTCGGGAACTGCGACCCGCTGGGCGGCTGCGTGCCGCGCCCGCCGGAGCGGCCCGAGACCAAGTTCGAGCGCCGGGGCCTTAAGCTCGGGCACGCGGTGTACGACCTCGTCTTCACGCGGCGCTGA
- the mutY gene encoding A/G-specific adenine glycosylase: MSERRTGRGFAARLLAWHAGHGRHDLPWQKRRTPYRVWVSEIMLQQTQVATVIPYYTRFMQRFPDVQALADAPLDEVLHLWTGLGYYARARNLQKAAQAIRDAHGGRFPKDMEAVQALPGIGRSTAGAILALSTGQRHPILDGNVKRVLARHGAVAGWPGAKRVEEKLWALAERHTPEAKVADYTQAVMDLGATVCTRSSPRCGECPVAADCAARRLGRQTKFPAPKPRKALPVRRTRMLMLVAQDAVLLERRPPAGVWGGLWGFPQVDVDVDVAAWCRERFGKPPRSVREHPALRHTFSHFHLDIEPLELALPAAAAVREEGSRWHPLGETPRLGLAAPVKRLLETLVQD, encoded by the coding sequence ATGAGTGAGCGCCGCACTGGGCGCGGTTTCGCCGCGCGGCTGCTCGCCTGGCACGCAGGCCACGGCCGCCACGACCTGCCCTGGCAGAAGCGCCGTACGCCCTATCGCGTGTGGGTGTCGGAGATCATGCTGCAGCAGACCCAGGTGGCGACGGTCATCCCCTACTACACGCGGTTCATGCAGCGCTTCCCGGACGTCCAGGCGCTGGCGGACGCGCCGCTGGACGAGGTGCTGCACCTATGGACCGGCCTCGGCTACTACGCCCGTGCCCGCAACCTGCAGAAGGCGGCGCAGGCGATCCGCGATGCGCACGGCGGGCGCTTCCCGAAAGACATGGAGGCGGTGCAGGCGCTGCCGGGCATCGGCCGCTCCACGGCCGGCGCGATCCTCGCCCTCTCCACCGGCCAGCGGCATCCGATCCTGGACGGCAACGTGAAGCGCGTGCTCGCGCGCCACGGCGCCGTGGCGGGCTGGCCCGGTGCGAAACGGGTGGAGGAGAAGCTCTGGGCGCTGGCGGAGCGCCACACCCCGGAAGCCAAGGTCGCGGATTACACCCAGGCCGTCATGGACCTCGGCGCCACCGTCTGTACCCGCAGCAGCCCGCGCTGCGGCGAGTGCCCGGTGGCGGCGGATTGCGCCGCGCGCAGGCTCGGCAGGCAGACGAAGTTCCCGGCCCCGAAACCGCGCAAGGCGCTGCCGGTGAGACGCACCCGCATGCTGATGCTGGTCGCGCAGGATGCGGTGCTCCTGGAAAGGCGTCCGCCGGCAGGCGTCTGGGGCGGCCTGTGGGGCTTCCCGCAGGTGGATGTGGATGTAGACGTGGCGGCATGGTGCCGGGAACGCTTCGGCAAGCCGCCGCGCTCCGTGCGCGAGCACCCGGCGCTGCGCCACACCTTCAGCCACTTCCACCTGGACATCGAACCCTTGGAGCTCGCGCTTCCGGCCGCCGCAGCGGTGCGGGAGGAGGGGAGCCGCTGGCATCCCCTGGGCGAGACGCCGCGCCTCGGGCTCGCGGCACCGGTGAAGCGGCTGCTCGAGACGTTGGTACAGGACTAG
- a CDS encoding thiazole synthase: MNTAHKPAPSADDSFAVAGKAFRSRLLIGTGKYKDMDETRRAVEASGAEIVTFAIRRTNLGQTPGEPNLLEVLSPSKYTFLPNTAGCYTAEDAVRTCRLARELLDGHRLVKLEVLGDEKTLYPDVSETLKAAEVLVKEGFEVMVYTSDDPLVAKKLEDLGVVAVMPLGAPIGSGLGIRNPYNILTIVEQSRVPVLVDAGVGTASDAAIAMELGCDGVLMNTAVALAKDPVLMASAMKKAIEAGREAYLAGRIPRKRFASASSPVDGLFF; this comes from the coding sequence ATGAACACCGCCCACAAACCGGCCCCCTCGGCCGATGACAGCTTCGCCGTCGCCGGCAAGGCCTTCCGCTCGCGCCTGCTCATAGGCACCGGCAAGTACAAGGACATGGACGAGACGCGCCGCGCGGTGGAAGCCAGCGGCGCCGAGATCGTCACCTTCGCGATCCGCCGCACCAACCTCGGCCAGACGCCGGGCGAGCCCAACCTGCTGGAGGTGCTGTCGCCCTCCAAGTACACCTTCCTGCCCAACACCGCCGGCTGCTATACCGCCGAGGACGCGGTGCGCACCTGCCGCCTCGCGCGCGAGCTCCTGGACGGCCACCGGCTGGTGAAGCTGGAAGTCCTGGGCGATGAGAAGACCCTGTACCCGGACGTGAGCGAGACCCTCAAGGCCGCCGAGGTGCTGGTGAAGGAAGGATTCGAGGTCATGGTCTACACCAGCGACGATCCGCTGGTGGCGAAGAAACTGGAGGACTTGGGTGTGGTGGCAGTGATGCCGCTGGGCGCGCCCATCGGCTCGGGACTCGGCATCCGCAACCCCTACAACATCCTCACCATCGTGGAGCAGTCCCGGGTACCCGTTCTGGTGGACGCGGGTGTAGGCACCGCTTCCGATGCCGCCATCGCCATGGAGCTCGGCTGCGACGGCGTACTGATGAACACCGCAGTGGCGCTCGCAAAGGACCCTGTCCTAATGGCCTCGGCCATGAAGAAAGCCATCGAGGCGGGCCGCGAGGCCTATCTGGCCGGCCGCATCCCCAGGAAGCGCTTCGCCTCCGCCTCATCTCCCGTCGACGGCCTGTTCTTCTAA
- the thiS gene encoding sulfur carrier protein ThiS, with protein MRLHVNGQSTDHPAGLTARDLLERMELAGKRVAVEVNGEIVPRSAHATHEFKDGDTVEIIHAVGGG; from the coding sequence ATGCGCCTGCACGTCAACGGCCAGTCCACCGACCACCCCGCCGGCCTCACCGCCCGGGATCTCCTGGAGCGCATGGAGCTGGCGGGCAAGCGCGTGGCGGTGGAAGTGAACGGCGAGATCGTGCCCCGCAGCGCCCATGCCACCCACGAATTCAAGGATGGCGACACGGTCGAGATCATCCATGCAGTCGGCGGCGGCTGA
- a CDS encoding AsmA family protein, producing MKKALKITGIVLGILVLVVIMLAVALPFLINPNSFKDDIARLVKQKTGRELAIQGDIKLSIFPWLGMQIGPMELSNAKGFGGVPFASINETDVHVRFWPLLHRRVEVGAVKLDGLNLDLEHDAQGRNNWQDISEHLARASAKGGSADEEESNVDLSVAGVSVTDSQVRWTDAEKHKQYTISDFTLKLGAFASAKPLSVESGFDFTGTNPAVQGHVDFSGTATADLERHLYTADDAKLEMQAKGDAVPGGEVDAVLRWQHLAFNQEQGSLALNGLDAGAYGMRFQLEAQGKDVLKDASFTGSAKLARFSPRDTLKAMGHAGVAETRDRGAFGNAFGSFSFVADAGSAALSGLDFTLDDTHLTGRAAIKDFKTLAMSYDLNVDRLDADRYLPPQQLGTPDKPREEVDVDKVGIPLRTLRALEMDGHLHIGSFKLLNVQTSDMDVGISSHDGLAHVQPLSARLYGGGIDGDIQVDARKRVDARGLEADPTVSETLNLKGVQVAGLAQDLFKTDKLSGTIDLTSSTRGTGRLVGQLRQSLNGRASFAIRNGALEGVNVWDAIARAYARVKGQKPPPPAPPRTEFADMHGTATLTKGVMYNKDFSAALPFLNLSGAGKLGLADLTVDYSLKGRVTGTPKLGTDLSGLKGATLPLHIGGTLGHLSVQPDLGEAAKGKLDDLKKKAEDKVKDKLQDLLGSSSGGE from the coding sequence ATGAAGAAAGCACTGAAGATAACCGGCATCGTCCTGGGAATCCTCGTGCTCGTGGTCATCATGCTGGCGGTGGCCCTGCCGTTCCTGATCAACCCCAACAGCTTCAAGGACGACATCGCGCGCCTGGTCAAGCAGAAGACCGGCCGCGAGCTCGCCATCCAAGGCGACATCAAGCTCTCCATCTTCCCCTGGCTCGGCATGCAGATCGGACCCATGGAGCTGTCCAACGCCAAGGGCTTCGGCGGCGTGCCGTTCGCCTCCATCAACGAGACCGACGTGCACGTGCGCTTCTGGCCGCTGCTGCACCGGCGCGTCGAGGTGGGCGCGGTCAAGCTCGACGGCCTCAACCTCGACCTCGAGCACGACGCCCAGGGCCGCAACAACTGGCAGGACATCAGCGAGCACCTGGCCCGCGCCTCCGCCAAGGGCGGGAGCGCGGACGAGGAAGAGAGCAACGTGGACCTCAGCGTGGCCGGCGTCAGCGTCACCGACAGCCAGGTGCGCTGGACCGACGCCGAGAAGCACAAGCAGTACACCATCAGCGACTTCACCCTCAAGCTCGGCGCCTTCGCCTCGGCCAAGCCGCTGTCGGTGGAATCGGGTTTCGACTTCACCGGCACCAACCCGGCGGTGCAGGGCCACGTGGACTTCAGCGGTACCGCCACCGCCGACCTGGAGCGCCATCTCTATACGGCGGACGACGCCAAGCTCGAGATGCAGGCCAAGGGCGACGCGGTGCCCGGCGGCGAGGTGGACGCGGTGCTGCGCTGGCAGCACCTGGCGTTCAACCAGGAGCAGGGCAGCCTCGCGCTAAACGGCCTCGACGCCGGTGCCTACGGCATGCGCTTCCAGCTCGAGGCCCAGGGCAAGGATGTGCTCAAGGACGCGAGCTTCACCGGCAGCGCCAAGCTGGCGCGCTTCTCGCCGCGCGACACGCTCAAGGCCATGGGCCACGCCGGCGTCGCCGAGACCCGCGACCGCGGCGCCTTCGGCAACGCCTTCGGCAGCTTCAGCTTCGTGGCGGACGCGGGCTCCGCCGCCCTGAGCGGCCTCGACTTCACGCTCGACGACACCCATCTCACCGGCCGCGCCGCGATCAAGGATTTCAAGACCCTGGCCATGTCCTACGACCTCAACGTGGACAGGCTCGACGCCGACCGCTACCTCCCGCCCCAGCAGCTCGGCACGCCCGACAAGCCTCGCGAGGAGGTGGACGTGGACAAGGTGGGCATCCCGTTGCGCACGTTGCGCGCGCTGGAGATGGACGGCCACCTGCACATCGGCAGCTTCAAGTTGCTCAACGTCCAGACCAGCGACATGGACGTGGGCATCAGCAGCCACGACGGCCTCGCCCACGTGCAGCCGCTCAGCGCCAGGCTCTACGGCGGCGGCATCGACGGCGACATCCAGGTGGACGCACGCAAGCGCGTGGACGCACGCGGCCTGGAGGCGGATCCCACCGTGAGCGAGACGCTCAACCTCAAGGGCGTGCAGGTGGCGGGCCTCGCGCAGGACCTGTTCAAGACCGACAAGCTCTCCGGCACCATCGACCTCACCAGCTCCACCCGCGGCACCGGCCGCCTGGTGGGGCAGCTGCGCCAGAGCCTGAACGGGCGCGCCAGCTTCGCTATCCGCAACGGCGCGCTCGAGGGCGTGAACGTGTGGGACGCCATCGCCCGCGCCTATGCGCGGGTGAAGGGCCAGAAGCCGCCGCCGCCGGCCCCGCCGCGCACCGAGTTCGCGGACATGCACGGCACCGCCACCCTCACCAAGGGCGTGATGTACAACAAGGACTTCAGCGCCGCGCTGCCGTTCCTGAACCTGTCCGGCGCCGGCAAGCTCGGCCTCGCCGACCTCACGGTGGACTACAGCCTCAAGGGCCGCGTCACCGGCACGCCGAAGCTCGGCACCGACCTCTCGGGCCTCAAGGGCGCGACGCTGCCGCTGCACATCGGCGGCACCCTCGGCCACTTGAGCGTGCAGCCGGACCTGGGCGAGGCCGCCAAGGGCAAGCTCGACGACCTCAAGAAGAAGGCCGAGGACAAGGTCAAGGACAAGCTCCAGGACCTCCTCGGCAGCAGCAGCGGCGGGGAATAG
- a CDS encoding PAS domain S-box protein, whose translation MEPDQAPRRGFDSGYTLAAGVLAAAAILAVAAYAAGWLPPSAVLIILIACLGGALYALLFLRRAGLRAATSRELAARLEQSERRYTRLVEQAINGFVVRSPEGQLLLVNEAYCRMTGYSREELLTLKARDMVVDQAVLQKVALLEPGESTRIETLMRCKGGGLREVEYVTQRLPDGNLQSVLLDVSARKQAEKARQESERRYAALVDQAADSIWLRTPEGRMLFVNDSACRMLGYAREELLASRSSVLIHASDHGTAARIDALRPLETLRLERVMRHKDGRAIPVEASVQRLADGSIQVISHDIGERKRIEQAREESERRYAELVDQALEGILVRSPQGRLLFVNGTLCRMLGYAREELVQLNMRDLVHPEDADTIVRVEQLESGGHLQLQKRMRRKDGQVIHVEVSARRLHDGNIQSAIQDVSERKESELRFRSMVEGAPNAMVMVDERGAIVLANPQAEKLFGYTAAELAGKPVEMLVPMRYRGDHAAQREGYSRAPQMRAMGQGRDLFGVHKQGHEVPVEIGLNPIVTAQGRFVLASIIDITERRAAEERERAYTEELRLMSRQLLEAQESERRTIARELHDEVGQSLTATRISLRDLEQDAAAGALAPRLADTSAIIADLLAKVRQMSLDLHPSVLDDLGLVPALRWCVRTRTGGSGLEVTWDLPEDLPRFDAMVELTLFRVFQEALSNILKHADAHQAQVALAHAEGRLVLSLRDDGRGFDVDAARRHALGGGSLGVLGMQERVRLAGGELAMESSPGQGTLIRVSLPDRGR comes from the coding sequence ATGGAACCTGACCAGGCACCGCGCAGAGGGTTCGACAGCGGGTACACGCTCGCTGCCGGCGTGCTGGCGGCTGCCGCCATCCTGGCAGTCGCCGCCTATGCCGCGGGGTGGCTGCCGCCCAGTGCCGTGCTCATCATCCTCATCGCCTGCCTGGGCGGCGCCCTGTATGCGCTGCTGTTCCTGCGGCGTGCGGGCCTGCGGGCAGCCACCTCCCGTGAACTCGCCGCGCGGCTCGAACAAAGCGAGCGGCGCTACACCCGGCTGGTGGAGCAGGCGATCAACGGGTTCGTGGTGCGCAGCCCCGAAGGCCAACTACTGCTGGTCAACGAGGCTTACTGCCGCATGACCGGCTACAGCCGGGAAGAACTGCTCACGCTCAAGGCGCGGGACATGGTCGTGGACCAGGCGGTGCTGCAGAAGGTGGCGCTGCTGGAGCCCGGCGAGTCGACGCGCATCGAGACGCTCATGAGATGCAAGGGCGGCGGCCTGCGCGAGGTCGAGTATGTCACCCAGCGCCTGCCGGACGGCAACCTGCAATCCGTGCTGCTGGACGTGAGCGCGCGCAAGCAGGCCGAGAAGGCCCGCCAGGAGAGCGAGCGGCGCTATGCAGCGCTCGTGGATCAGGCTGCCGACAGCATCTGGCTGCGCACTCCGGAGGGCCGCATGCTGTTCGTAAATGACTCGGCCTGTCGCATGCTGGGGTATGCCCGTGAGGAACTGCTGGCGAGCCGTTCCTCGGTGCTGATCCATGCCTCGGACCATGGCACCGCGGCGCGTATAGATGCCCTCAGGCCCCTCGAGACATTGCGCCTGGAGCGCGTCATGCGCCACAAGGACGGGCGCGCCATCCCCGTGGAGGCGAGCGTGCAGCGCCTCGCGGACGGATCGATCCAGGTCATCAGCCACGACATCGGCGAGCGCAAGCGCATCGAGCAGGCCCGTGAGGAGAGCGAGCGGCGCTACGCCGAGCTGGTGGACCAGGCCCTGGAGGGGATCCTGGTGCGCTCGCCCCAGGGCAGATTGCTGTTCGTGAACGGCACTCTGTGCCGGATGCTGGGTTACGCGCGTGAAGAGCTGGTGCAGCTAAACATGCGGGACCTGGTGCATCCGGAAGACGCCGACACCATCGTCCGCGTCGAGCAGCTCGAGTCGGGCGGCCACCTGCAGTTGCAGAAGCGCATGCGCCGCAAGGACGGCCAGGTCATCCACGTGGAAGTGAGCGCCCGCCGCCTTCACGACGGCAACATCCAGAGCGCCATCCAGGATGTGAGCGAACGCAAGGAGTCGGAGTTGCGTTTCCGTTCCATGGTGGAGGGTGCTCCCAATGCCATGGTCATGGTGGATGAGCGCGGGGCCATCGTGCTCGCCAACCCCCAGGCCGAGAAGCTGTTCGGCTACACCGCCGCGGAACTGGCCGGGAAGCCGGTGGAGATGCTGGTACCGATGCGCTATCGCGGCGACCACGCGGCGCAACGCGAAGGGTACAGCCGCGCGCCGCAGATGCGCGCCATGGGGCAGGGGCGCGACCTGTTCGGCGTGCACAAGCAAGGCCATGAGGTGCCGGTGGAGATCGGCCTCAATCCCATCGTCACGGCTCAGGGACGCTTCGTGCTGGCCTCGATCATCGACATCACCGAGCGGCGCGCGGCGGAAGAGCGCGAACGCGCCTACACGGAAGAGCTGCGGCTCATGTCACGTCAGCTCCTGGAAGCGCAGGAGTCCGAGCGGCGGACCATAGCCAGGGAACTCCATGACGAAGTGGGCCAATCGCTCACCGCCACCCGCATCAGCCTGCGGGACCTGGAGCAGGATGCGGCAGCGGGCGCGCTCGCGCCGCGCCTAGCCGACACGTCCGCCATCATCGCCGACCTGCTGGCGAAGGTCAGGCAGATGTCCCTGGACCTGCACCCTTCGGTGCTGGACGACCTGGGACTGGTGCCGGCCTTGCGCTGGTGCGTGCGCACCCGCACCGGCGGCAGCGGTCTCGAGGTGACGTGGGATCTTCCCGAGGACCTGCCGCGCTTCGACGCCATGGTGGAGCTGACGCTGTTCCGGGTGTTCCAGGAGGCCCTCTCCAACATCCTCAAGCACGCGGATGCGCACCAGGCGCAGGTGGCGCTGGCACATGCCGAGGGACGCCTGGTGCTCTCGCTCAGGGACGACGGACGCGGCTTCGATGTGGACGCTGCCCGCCGCCATGCCCTGGGGGGCGGCAGCCTGGGCGTGCTGGGCATGCAGGAGCGGGTACGGCTGGCCGGGGGCGAACTGGCCATGGAGTCGTCGCCCGGCCAGGGTACCCTGATCCGGGTGTCATTGCCGGATCGCGGGCGGTGA
- a CDS encoding response regulator transcription factor, which yields MRILIADDHTLVRSGLTALIARLPEMEVVAEAADGRQALRLVRDLQPDMVLMDIAMPGLNGLESAERIHNIHPQTKIIILSMHASEEYVAQALKAGASGYLLKDAATAELEMALKSVAMGQFYLSPAISRQVVDNFLRGGPTGLDLLTPRQREILQLIAEGKGTREIADTLHLSVKTVETHRAQLMERLDIHDVVGLVRYAMKKGLISSE from the coding sequence ATGCGGATACTCATCGCCGATGACCACACGCTGGTGCGGTCCGGGCTCACCGCGCTGATCGCGCGCCTACCGGAGATGGAGGTGGTGGCGGAGGCCGCCGACGGGCGCCAGGCGCTGCGCCTGGTGCGGGACCTGCAGCCGGACATGGTGCTCATGGACATCGCCATGCCGGGGCTCAATGGCCTCGAGTCGGCTGAGCGCATCCACAACATCCATCCCCAGACCAAGATCATCATCCTGTCCATGCACGCGAGCGAGGAGTACGTGGCGCAGGCGCTCAAGGCCGGCGCCTCCGGCTACCTGCTCAAGGACGCCGCCACCGCCGAGCTCGAGATGGCGCTGAAGTCCGTGGCGATGGGGCAGTTCTACCTGAGCCCCGCCATCTCGCGCCAGGTGGTGGATAACTTCCTGCGCGGAGGCCCCACGGGCCTGGACCTGCTCACGCCGCGCCAGCGCGAGATCCTGCAGCTCATCGCCGAAGGCAAGGGGACCCGCGAGATCGCCGATACCCTGCACCTCTCGGTGAAGACCGTGGAGACCCACCGTGCCCAGCTCATGGAGCGGCTCGACATCCACGACGTGGTGGGCCTGGTCCGCTACGCCATGAAGAAGGGGCTGATCTCCTCCGAATAG
- a CDS encoding SRPBCC family protein: protein MRELALILALGVAALPPAAGAADFHSLEVSRDAGRYRVQADLYLAAPPDAVYAVLTDYAHLTRISPSIRVSRLVKQLDPDTALVYTDSRICALFLCRHIQGMQKFSRTPPGDLAAVVLPEQSNLKMGESHWHLEAEGKGTRMRMELTLEPSFWVPPLIGSALVAHSLKTEGRRSADGVERLARERAHLPSMDDYEDEAGEDE from the coding sequence ATGCGTGAGTTGGCCCTGATCCTGGCCCTCGGTGTCGCGGCGCTGCCGCCCGCGGCGGGCGCCGCGGACTTCCATTCCCTCGAGGTCAGCCGGGACGCCGGCCGCTACCGGGTGCAGGCGGACCTGTACCTGGCCGCGCCGCCGGATGCGGTGTACGCGGTGCTCACGGACTACGCACACCTGACGCGCATCTCGCCCAGCATCCGCGTCAGCCGCCTGGTGAAGCAGCTCGACCCGGACACGGCGCTGGTGTATACCGACAGCCGCATCTGCGCGCTGTTCCTCTGCCGCCACATCCAGGGGATGCAGAAGTTCAGCCGCACTCCGCCCGGGGATCTCGCTGCGGTGGTGCTGCCGGAACAGAGCAACCTCAAGATGGGCGAGAGCCACTGGCACCTGGAGGCGGAGGGCAAGGGCACGCGCATGCGCATGGAACTCACGCTGGAACCCTCCTTCTGGGTGCCTCCGCTCATCGGCTCGGCCCTGGTGGCCCACAGCCTCAAGACCGAGGGGCGCCGTTCCGCCGACGGCGTCGAGCGGCTGGCGCGGGAGCGCGCGCATCTGCCGTCCATGGACGATTATGAGGACGAGGCAGGCGAGGATGAGTGA
- a CDS encoding response regulator transcription factor, protein MRTILVDDYPPLLSALTTLLRTYDGVEIVGRAHTGGDGLKLADEQEPDLVLVDFTMPDMNGPAVTRKLKSRKSPPKVVVMSFHAEPEYREMALDAGADAYLVKSDLYQELMPLLKRLCT, encoded by the coding sequence ATGCGCACGATACTGGTGGATGACTATCCGCCGCTGCTTTCCGCGCTGACCACCTTGCTGCGCACCTATGACGGTGTCGAGATCGTGGGCCGCGCCCACACCGGCGGAGACGGGCTCAAGCTGGCCGATGAACAGGAACCGGACCTGGTGCTGGTGGACTTCACTATGCCGGACATGAACGGGCCCGCGGTCACCCGCAAGCTCAAGTCCCGGAAATCGCCGCCGAAAGTGGTGGTCATGTCTTTCCATGCGGAACCGGAGTATCGTGAGATGGCCCTGGATGCGGGGGCGGACGCCTACCTGGTGAAGTCCGACCTGTATCAGGAGCTGATGCCGCTGCTGAAGCGACTCTGCACCTGA
- a CDS encoding GGDEF domain-containing protein has protein sequence MEHRPLSIAGLFGSSSTGEVVADPALLEGERRVFERMAADEGLKPVLEEMARLCERHSRQPTLYAVLLANEAGDRLNVVAAPNMPPDYSALLGDVPVAADSNPSGVAAWSKQPVLVEDCATDPRWSSLRDLAATLGVGAAWSLPILSQRGKLLGTFSAYSRTPARPAPQDAALMERFAHIARIAIEKHHAERTIERMTNYDGLTGLPNRSLLLDRLDDALLSIGKHKPAALLLFNLDSMKQINDTLGYEYGNRCIQAVAGRLAAHVGGSLMARVGGDEFGVVLEGQDDEGVLRSTVQALLENITQPIGVDGRDVFLTASLGVAVGPRDGDDADTLFKHADVALHRAKQRGRNGFQFFDAAMNAPAARRVALLGGLRHALERGEFEVHYQPQVELAGGMLSGAEALLRWNHPEEGEVSPSEFIPLLEETGLILPVGEWVLTQVCRDFTELERGGSAPPRIAVNLSARQFMQPGLAERIQAVLKAHAVPAERLTLEITESLLMRDPADAERVLQRLKQVNVKIALDDFGTGYSSLSYLKRFPVDELKVDKSFVTGVTHSAADAAITDTVIRLAHNLGMQVLAEGVEHEAQRAFLEVHGCDRVQGYLTGRPMDFGAFRVRLEAEAGRRESPRPRSDTPPAPAPR, from the coding sequence ATGGAGCACAGACCGCTTTCCATCGCAGGACTGTTCGGCTCTTCCTCGACCGGGGAAGTGGTCGCCGATCCTGCGTTGCTGGAAGGAGAGCGTCGCGTCTTCGAGCGCATGGCGGCGGACGAGGGGCTCAAGCCGGTGTTGGAAGAGATGGCCCGGCTGTGCGAGCGCCATTCCCGGCAGCCGACGCTGTACGCGGTGCTGCTCGCCAACGAGGCCGGCGACCGCCTGAACGTAGTGGCGGCGCCCAACATGCCGCCGGACTACAGTGCGCTGCTGGGCGATGTGCCCGTGGCCGCGGATTCCAATCCCAGCGGCGTGGCCGCTTGGAGCAAGCAACCGGTGCTGGTGGAGGACTGCGCCACCGATCCACGCTGGAGTTCGCTGCGCGACCTCGCCGCCACGCTCGGCGTGGGCGCCGCCTGGTCGCTGCCGATCCTCTCGCAGCGCGGCAAGCTGCTCGGCACCTTCTCCGCCTACTCCCGCACGCCGGCACGGCCCGCACCGCAGGATGCGGCGCTGATGGAGCGCTTCGCCCACATCGCGCGCATCGCCATCGAGAAGCACCACGCCGAACGCACCATCGAGCGCATGACCAACTACGACGGCCTCACCGGCCTGCCTAACCGCTCGCTGCTGCTGGACCGGCTCGACGATGCGTTGCTCAGCATCGGGAAGCACAAGCCGGCGGCGCTGTTGTTGTTCAACCTCGACAGCATGAAGCAGATCAACGATACCCTCGGCTACGAGTACGGCAACCGCTGCATACAGGCGGTGGCGGGACGGCTCGCCGCGCATGTCGGCGGGAGCCTCATGGCTCGGGTCGGCGGCGACGAGTTCGGCGTGGTGCTGGAGGGGCAGGACGACGAGGGCGTGCTGCGCAGTACCGTGCAGGCGCTGCTCGAGAACATCACCCAGCCCATCGGCGTCGACGGGCGCGACGTGTTCCTGACCGCGAGTCTCGGGGTCGCCGTCGGCCCGCGCGACGGCGACGACGCCGACACCCTGTTCAAGCATGCCGACGTGGCGCTGCACCGTGCCAAGCAGCGCGGCCGCAACGGCTTCCAGTTCTTCGACGCCGCCATGAACGCGCCGGCGGCGCGGCGGGTGGCGCTGCTCGGGGGGCTCCGCCACGCGCTGGAGCGCGGCGAGTTCGAGGTCCACTACCAGCCGCAGGTGGAGCTCGCGGGCGGCATGCTCAGCGGCGCCGAGGCGCTGCTGCGCTGGAACCACCCGGAGGAGGGCGAAGTCTCGCCGTCCGAGTTCATCCCGCTTCTCGAGGAGACCGGCCTCATCCTGCCGGTCGGCGAGTGGGTGCTCACGCAGGTGTGCCGCGACTTCACGGAGCTGGAGCGGGGCGGCAGCGCCCCGCCGCGCATCGCGGTGAACCTCTCGGCCCGCCAGTTCATGCAGCCGGGCCTGGCGGAGCGCATCCAGGCGGTGCTGAAGGCCCACGCGGTGCCCGCCGAGCGCCTCACCCTGGAGATCACCGAGAGCCTGCTGATGCGCGACCCGGCCGACGCCGAGCGCGTGCTGCAGCGCCTCAAGCAGGTGAACGTGAAGATCGCGCTCGACGACTTCGGGACCGGCTATTCCTCGCTCAGCTACCTGAAGCGTTTCCCCGTGGACGAGCTCAAGGTGGACAAGTCCTTCGTGACCGGCGTCACCCACTCGGCGGCGGACGCGGCCATCACCGACACCGTGATCCGCCTCGCCCACAACCTCGGCATGCAGGTGCTCGCCGAGGGCGTGGAGCACGAGGCCCAACGCGCCTTCCTCGAGGTGCACGGCTGCGACCGGGTGCAGGGTTACCTGACCGGCCGGCCCATGGACTTCGGCGCCTTCCGCGTGCGGCTCGAAGCCGAGGCGGGCCGGCGCGAGAGCCCGCGACCGCGGTCGGATACGCCTCCGGCCCCCGCCCCGCGCTAG